A part of Paenibacillus sp. sptzw28 genomic DNA contains:
- a CDS encoding aspartate aminotransferase family protein, protein MVGQNNNETAEDMIDKDRKYLWHNMTPYSETDRPMVVTEAAGSWITDHNGKRYLDAMSGLWCVNVGYGRQELAEAAYKQLSTLPYYPLTQSHLPAIRLAEKLNEWLEGEYVIFFSNSGSEANEAAFKIARQYHEQSGDHNRYKFISRYRAYHGSSMGALAATGQAQRKYKYEPLSGGFLHVCPPDSYRRPAGQSVEDFNRQCAQAIENMILWEGVETIAGVIMEPVITGGGIIVPHSVYTDRVQEICNKHGVLLIVDEVICGFGRSGEKFGHLNFGMKPDIVTMAKGLTSGYLPLSATAVRKEIYEAFKDREMYSHFRHINTFGGNPAACALALENLEVMERENLVDRARVLGNRMKEEFAELLEHPLVGDIRTFGLLLGIELVANKETKEPASPAVVKKIMGECKSAGLIIGKNGDTVAGFNNVLTFAPPLSSTDDDLAFIIQTFKKVMSDQIEGVPS, encoded by the coding sequence ATGGTGGGCCAGAATAACAATGAAACCGCAGAAGACATGATTGATAAAGACCGTAAATACTTATGGCACAATATGACGCCGTACAGCGAGACGGATCGTCCGATGGTTGTGACGGAAGCGGCCGGATCATGGATTACCGACCATAATGGAAAACGATATTTGGATGCCATGTCGGGACTATGGTGCGTCAATGTCGGATATGGAAGACAGGAACTCGCCGAGGCGGCCTACAAACAGCTATCCACACTCCCGTACTACCCGCTCACCCAAAGTCATCTGCCCGCTATCCGGCTCGCGGAGAAGCTCAACGAGTGGCTCGAAGGCGAATATGTCATATTCTTCTCCAACAGCGGTTCGGAAGCGAATGAGGCAGCCTTCAAAATCGCTCGCCAGTATCATGAGCAGTCCGGCGACCACAACCGGTACAAATTCATTTCCCGGTACCGCGCTTACCATGGAAGCTCTATGGGCGCCCTTGCTGCTACGGGGCAGGCCCAGCGCAAGTATAAATATGAACCGCTTAGCGGCGGATTCCTGCATGTTTGTCCCCCTGACAGCTACCGCCGGCCCGCAGGCCAGTCGGTCGAGGATTTTAACCGGCAGTGCGCGCAGGCGATCGAAAATATGATCTTATGGGAAGGCGTGGAGACGATCGCGGGAGTCATTATGGAGCCGGTCATTACGGGCGGCGGCATCATCGTCCCGCACTCGGTCTATACGGATAGAGTTCAGGAAATCTGCAATAAACACGGCGTGCTGCTTATCGTGGACGAGGTCATCTGCGGATTCGGCCGTTCGGGGGAGAAGTTCGGGCACCTCAACTTCGGCATGAAGCCGGATATCGTGACGATGGCCAAGGGCCTGACCAGCGGCTACCTGCCGCTTTCCGCTACTGCGGTCCGCAAGGAAATTTATGAGGCGTTCAAGGATCGGGAAATGTACAGCCATTTCCGTCACATCAACACATTCGGCGGGAACCCCGCTGCCTGCGCGCTCGCTCTGGAGAACCTTGAAGTGATGGAGAGGGAGAATCTGGTTGACCGCGCACGGGTACTCGGGAACCGGATGAAGGAAGAGTTTGCGGAATTGCTGGAGCACCCGCTTGTCGGAGATATCCGCACCTTCGGTCTGCTTCTGGGCATCGAGCTGGTTGCGAACAAGGAGACGAAGGAACCGGCTTCCCCGGCGGTCGTCAAGAAGATCATGGGTGAGTGCAAAAGCGCCGGCCTTATCATCGGGAAGAACGGGGATACGGTGGCAGGCTTCAACAATGTACTGACATTCGCTCCGCCATTGTCCTCTACTGATGATGACCTGGCATTTATCATTCAAACCTTCAAGAAAGTGATGAGCGATCAGATCGAAGGTGTTCCGTCATGA
- a CDS encoding CoA-acylating methylmalonate-semialdehyde dehydrogenase, with protein MKQRRGAVRMAVTASATPKKIKNMIGGQWVQPEASHYEEVPNPATGEVIALVPISTKEELDRAVEAANTAFQAWRKVAVPRRARYLFRYQQLLIENWRELAALITAENGKSYEEAYGEVQRGIECVEFAAGAPTLMMGSQLPDIATGIESGMFRYPLGVIGGITPFNFPMMVPCWMFPLAVACGNTFVLKPSERTPLLVNRLGELFGEAGFPQGVLNIVHGAHDVVNGMLRHEDIKAVSFVGSQPVAEYVYKTGAAAGKRVQALAGAKNHSIVLEDADLDQAVKNIIGAAFGSAGERCMACSVVVAVEPVADELVSRLAEAARGLAIGNGMDENVFLGPVIREASRERTIRYIETGIAEQAELVVDGRGVPTPVKESGRGGYFIGPTIFDRVQPGMTIWKDEIFAPVLSVVRVKDLKEAIAVANQSEFANGACIYTDSAKAIREFREEIDAGMLGVNLGVPAPMAFFPFSGYKKSFYGDLHTGGRDGVEFYTRKKMITARY; from the coding sequence ATGAAGCAGCGGAGAGGGGCGGTTCGTATGGCGGTAACGGCTTCAGCCACACCGAAGAAAATAAAAAATATGATCGGCGGTCAGTGGGTCCAGCCGGAAGCCTCCCACTATGAGGAAGTGCCCAATCCCGCCACCGGTGAAGTGATCGCACTTGTGCCGATCTCTACCAAGGAGGAACTGGACCGGGCGGTCGAAGCGGCAAACACGGCGTTTCAAGCCTGGCGGAAAGTGGCTGTCCCCCGCAGGGCGAGGTATCTGTTCCGTTACCAGCAGCTGCTCATTGAGAATTGGAGGGAGCTCGCAGCACTCATTACGGCCGAGAACGGAAAAAGCTACGAGGAAGCATACGGTGAAGTCCAGCGCGGCATCGAATGCGTCGAGTTTGCCGCCGGCGCGCCGACGCTTATGATGGGCAGTCAGCTCCCCGATATCGCCACTGGTATTGAGTCGGGCATGTTCCGCTATCCCCTTGGCGTTATCGGCGGCATTACGCCGTTTAATTTTCCGATGATGGTGCCATGCTGGATGTTCCCGCTTGCCGTCGCGTGCGGCAATACTTTCGTGCTCAAGCCTTCCGAACGGACTCCCCTCCTGGTAAACCGGTTGGGCGAGCTGTTCGGGGAAGCGGGATTTCCCCAGGGGGTTCTCAATATTGTGCACGGAGCGCATGATGTGGTGAATGGAATGCTGCGGCACGAGGACATTAAAGCGGTGTCGTTCGTCGGTTCGCAGCCGGTGGCGGAATATGTGTACAAGACGGGAGCGGCTGCGGGGAAACGGGTTCAGGCGCTGGCAGGCGCGAAAAATCATTCGATCGTCCTAGAGGACGCCGATCTCGATCAAGCCGTGAAGAATATCATTGGGGCAGCTTTCGGCTCGGCGGGCGAGCGCTGTATGGCCTGTTCCGTAGTAGTCGCGGTTGAGCCTGTCGCGGACGAACTGGTGAGCCGGCTCGCGGAAGCTGCGCGCGGGCTCGCCATCGGCAACGGTATGGACGAGAATGTGTTTCTCGGCCCCGTCATCCGGGAAGCAAGCAGAGAGCGGACGATCCGCTATATCGAGACAGGGATAGCCGAGCAGGCCGAGCTTGTAGTCGACGGAAGAGGCGTCCCGACGCCTGTGAAGGAGAGCGGGAGAGGCGGATATTTTATCGGCCCAACGATCTTCGACCGGGTCCAGCCGGGGATGACAATTTGGAAGGACGAGATTTTCGCCCCTGTCCTCTCGGTGGTGCGGGTGAAGGATTTGAAAGAAGCCATCGCTGTTGCCAATCAGTCCGAATTCGCAAACGGGGCTTGCATTTATACCGACAGCGCGAAGGCGATCCGCGAGTTTCGGGAAGAGATCGATGCAGGCATGCTGGGCGTAAATCTGGGCGTCCCTGCACCAATGGCCTTCTTTCCTTTCTCCGGCTATAAAAAATCCTTCTACGGAGATTTGCATACTGGCGGACGCGACGGCGTCGAATTTTACACCCGCAAAAAAATGATAACCGCCCGTTATTAA
- a CDS encoding ABC transporter substrate-binding protein — translation MEKKKPKYRRAMLLAVAMLFATVLAACGGSNGNTKTDEPAAANAAGGTNEQAAGANKSADPVTVKLQLKWVPQAQFAGYYVALDKGYYKDEGLSVQILPGGPDIVPEQQVANGAADIGIDWVASLLAHQEQGLPLVEISQIYQKSGLVLVSKKSAAINSPADLKGKKVGNWMGGNEFEVLALFDKYKLDPNKDLQFVKQGFTMDQFLGGELDAASAMTYNEYQVVLEQGIPEKDLSVIDMNKEGVAMLEDNLFANKDWLAANKETAAKFIRASLKGWKDAIADPEAAVDSVMKVAEEGSTSRAHQLKMMEEVAKLVAPEGFDTAKLGYIDDAMFKQTADIALKFGVIKKAADLKEAYTNEIVDMAMK, via the coding sequence ATGGAGAAAAAGAAACCGAAATACCGAAGGGCCATGCTGTTAGCCGTAGCCATGCTGTTTGCAACCGTGCTCGCCGCATGCGGCGGCTCGAACGGGAACACCAAGACAGACGAGCCTGCTGCAGCGAACGCGGCAGGAGGAACGAATGAGCAGGCGGCCGGTGCGAATAAGAGTGCGGATCCGGTGACGGTCAAGCTGCAGCTCAAATGGGTGCCTCAGGCTCAGTTTGCCGGTTATTACGTCGCCCTGGACAAAGGCTATTACAAAGACGAAGGGCTGTCGGTTCAAATTCTGCCCGGCGGACCGGATATCGTGCCGGAGCAGCAGGTGGCGAATGGGGCTGCCGATATCGGAATAGACTGGGTGGCCAGCCTCCTGGCACATCAGGAGCAGGGACTCCCGCTTGTCGAGATTTCGCAAATCTATCAGAAGAGCGGGCTGGTGCTTGTCTCTAAGAAATCGGCCGCAATCAACTCGCCAGCCGACCTGAAGGGCAAGAAGGTCGGGAACTGGATGGGCGGGAACGAATTCGAGGTGCTGGCTCTATTCGACAAATACAAGCTGGACCCGAATAAGGATCTCCAGTTCGTGAAGCAGGGCTTTACGATGGATCAGTTCCTCGGCGGGGAATTGGATGCGGCTTCCGCTATGACCTACAACGAATACCAGGTGGTGCTCGAGCAAGGGATACCGGAGAAGGATCTTTCGGTTATCGATATGAACAAAGAAGGCGTCGCCATGCTGGAGGATAACCTGTTTGCGAACAAAGATTGGCTGGCTGCCAATAAGGAGACGGCCGCGAAATTTATCAGGGCCTCGCTCAAGGGCTGGAAGGATGCGATTGCAGACCCCGAGGCGGCAGTGGACAGCGTCATGAAGGTAGCCGAGGAAGGCAGCACATCCCGGGCTCATCAGCTGAAGATGATGGAGGAGGTTGCCAAGCTTGTCGCGCCTGAAGGCTTCGATACCGCGAAGCTCGGTTACATCGACGATGCCATGTTCAAGCAAACGGCCGATATTGCACTGAAATTCGGCGTTATCAAGAAAGCTGCCGACCTCAAAGAGGCGTACACGAATGAAATCGTGGATATGGCGATGAAATAA
- a CDS encoding putative holin-like toxin has product MEVHQALTLMISFATLVVLILSFRKRK; this is encoded by the coding sequence ATGGAAGTGCACCAGGCTTTGACGCTAATGATTTCATTCGCGACATTGGTTGTGTTGATACTTTCTTTCCGTAAAAGGAAATAG
- a CDS encoding ABC transporter ATP-binding protein, with protein sequence MTETVIPEIELDQISMKFGTETSDVLAVGQVSLNIAKGEFVSLLGPSGCGKTTLLRLMADLIQPTSGTIKVAGKTAKEARLAQKYGIVFQNPVLYDWRKVKHNITLPLELMGIAKAERHRKSEELLELVGLQGFGDKYPWQLSGGMQQRVAIARALSMEPEILLMDEPFSALDEFSRERLNEELLSIWSKVNNTVVFVTHSIPESIFLSDRVFVLSPHPGRLSAVVDIPLPRPRTKDMRNSAEFFRLIAQIRDCFEGV encoded by the coding sequence ATGACGGAAACGGTTATTCCCGAAATTGAGCTCGATCAGATCAGCATGAAGTTTGGAACCGAAACCTCCGATGTGCTTGCGGTCGGACAGGTCAGCTTAAATATCGCCAAAGGCGAGTTTGTCTCTCTTCTGGGCCCTTCGGGCTGCGGCAAGACCACGCTGCTTCGGCTGATGGCCGATCTGATTCAGCCGACGAGCGGCACGATTAAGGTCGCCGGCAAGACAGCTAAAGAAGCAAGGCTGGCACAGAAGTACGGCATCGTTTTTCAGAATCCCGTCCTCTACGATTGGAGAAAGGTTAAGCATAACATTACCCTGCCGCTTGAGCTGATGGGCATCGCAAAGGCCGAAAGACACAGGAAATCCGAGGAATTGCTGGAGCTTGTCGGTCTTCAGGGCTTCGGAGATAAGTACCCCTGGCAGCTGAGCGGGGGGATGCAGCAGCGTGTAGCCATCGCCAGGGCGCTGTCGATGGAACCGGAAATATTGCTGATGGATGAGCCTTTCTCAGCGCTCGATGAATTTTCCCGGGAACGCCTGAATGAAGAGCTGTTGTCGATATGGAGCAAGGTGAACAACACCGTTGTTTTTGTAACGCACAGCATCCCCGAATCGATCTTCTTGTCCGACAGGGTCTTTGTCCTCTCTCCCCACCCGGGGAGGCTGTCCGCAGTTGTGGACATACCGCTGCCGCGTCCGCGCACGAAAGACATGAGGAACAGCGCGGAGTTCTTCCGGCTCATCGCACAAATTCGGGATTGCTTTGAAGGGGTGTAA
- a CDS encoding nitrilase-related carbon-nitrogen hydrolase, with the protein MMDTVRIGLIQAQHDVNGEEPVEKHKAAAIRKHMGLVREAKKQGAQIVSLQEIFYGPYFCAEQTAKWYEAAEEIPNGPTTKLFQELAKELGIVIVLPIYEREGIATYYNTAAMIDADGAYLGKYRKHHIPHVGAGSRGCGFWEKYYFKPGNLGYPVFDTAFAKVGVYICYDRHFPEGARMLGLNGAEIVFNPSATVSGTSEYLWKLEQPAHAVANGYYIGAINRVGYEAPWHMGEFYGQSYLADPRGSIVSIGSRDRSEVVIGDMSKALIREVRESWQFYRDRRPETYRELTEL; encoded by the coding sequence ATGATGGATACGGTAAGGATCGGTCTCATTCAAGCGCAGCATGACGTGAACGGCGAGGAGCCGGTAGAGAAACACAAGGCGGCGGCGATCCGGAAGCATATGGGGCTGGTGCGCGAAGCGAAGAAGCAGGGCGCCCAGATCGTATCCCTGCAGGAAATCTTCTACGGACCCTATTTCTGTGCTGAGCAGACCGCCAAATGGTATGAGGCGGCGGAGGAGATTCCGAACGGTCCTACAACCAAGCTGTTTCAGGAGCTCGCCAAGGAGCTTGGCATCGTCATCGTCCTGCCGATTTACGAACGAGAGGGTATTGCCACCTATTACAATACGGCAGCGATGATCGATGCGGACGGAGCCTATTTGGGTAAATACCGGAAACACCACATTCCCCATGTTGGAGCGGGCAGCCGAGGCTGCGGATTTTGGGAGAAGTATTATTTTAAACCGGGCAACCTGGGATATCCGGTCTTCGATACGGCGTTTGCCAAGGTGGGCGTCTACATCTGCTACGACAGGCATTTCCCGGAGGGCGCGAGAATGCTAGGTCTGAACGGCGCGGAAATCGTCTTCAACCCCTCCGCCACCGTGTCGGGCACCTCCGAATATTTGTGGAAGCTGGAGCAGCCTGCCCATGCGGTAGCCAACGGCTACTACATAGGCGCGATCAACCGCGTGGGCTATGAAGCGCCGTGGCATATGGGCGAGTTCTACGGCCAATCATATTTGGCCGATCCGCGGGGAAGCATTGTCTCAATCGGCAGCCGCGACCGAAGCGAAGTTGTGATCGGGGATATGAGTAAAGCCCTGATTCGTGAAGTCCGTGAAAGCTGGCAGTTCTATAGGGACCGCAGGCCTGAGACGTACCGGGAGCTTACTGAGCTTTAA
- a CDS encoding DUF6022 family protein: protein MNQMKPLTELLQESKVSRIDAIAQYIEGHIAENWQTVLQNDREKLLEAYREAGDMAYGTYLNLLYLPVHKQLKEADLRPEPRFPGDFDISREWGSKEQTDQQRWMWSTVYSANGDALGTIVTIVFHDHTQFRVPRPPQIIALNEVGKEEVVAGLSLRSNDFKHALEFTAEYEEYLRSQQSED from the coding sequence ATGAACCAGATGAAACCGCTAACGGAGCTTCTTCAGGAAAGCAAGGTAAGCCGAATTGACGCAATTGCGCAATACATCGAGGGTCATATCGCCGAAAACTGGCAAACCGTGCTGCAAAATGATCGGGAAAAGCTGCTGGAAGCCTACCGCGAGGCCGGCGATATGGCATACGGAACGTATTTGAACTTATTGTATCTGCCTGTTCATAAGCAGCTTAAAGAAGCGGACCTGCGCCCTGAGCCTCGATTCCCCGGCGATTTCGACATCTCGAGAGAATGGGGCAGCAAGGAACAAACCGACCAGCAGCGCTGGATGTGGAGCACCGTTTATTCGGCAAACGGCGATGCACTCGGCACGATAGTCACCATTGTGTTCCACGATCACACGCAGTTCCGCGTTCCCCGTCCGCCTCAAATTATCGCCTTAAACGAGGTCGGTAAGGAGGAGGTCGTTGCGGGGCTCTCTCTCCGTTCCAATGATTTCAAGCATGCGCTCGAATTCACCGCTGAATACGAAGAATACCTGCGCAGCCAGCAAAGCGAAGACTGA
- a CDS encoding ABC transporter permease yields MEGNSAGERALVTRYSPDADTSAPSAIRAIDGESPSVIAANKRRRLSVAPAIRIGLPLLAGLLFLAAWQLQLFHSLFNLKTYQLPLPSAIGEAMADNAGLLLSYTGYTLTEAVLGMLLGSLAGFFVALAATVWPRWGSGGVLLIASLNAVPIVALAPIMNLWFGDGIGSRVAIVMVSTMAAMAINANKGMNAVDPLALDLMHSYAATKSEVFRYLRFSTSLPYVFTALKINTTASMIGAIVGEFFFSSRGLGYLLSNSIKVAKMPLGWSCIVVAAVAGVIFYLLMERLEKLFIRWHPSQRT; encoded by the coding sequence ATGGAAGGAAATTCGGCAGGAGAGCGCGCACTCGTGACTCGTTATTCCCCGGATGCGGATACCTCTGCGCCGTCGGCAATTCGGGCGATAGACGGTGAATCGCCTTCCGTAATCGCGGCCAATAAGAGACGGAGGCTCAGCGTCGCTCCCGCAATCCGGATCGGGCTTCCGCTCCTGGCGGGCTTGCTGTTCCTGGCTGCATGGCAGCTGCAGCTGTTTCATTCCCTCTTCAACCTGAAAACCTATCAATTGCCGCTGCCGTCGGCTATCGGAGAAGCGATGGCGGATAATGCGGGCCTTCTCTTATCCTATACCGGCTATACGCTTACCGAAGCCGTGCTCGGAATGCTGCTAGGCTCCTTGGCGGGATTCTTCGTTGCTTTGGCAGCAACCGTTTGGCCGAGGTGGGGTTCAGGCGGAGTGCTGCTAATCGCTTCCCTCAACGCCGTGCCGATCGTAGCGCTCGCTCCAATCATGAACCTGTGGTTCGGCGACGGGATCGGATCAAGAGTTGCGATCGTTATGGTAAGCACGATGGCGGCCATGGCCATCAATGCGAATAAAGGCATGAACGCGGTTGACCCGCTGGCACTGGATTTAATGCACTCCTATGCGGCAACGAAGAGCGAAGTGTTCCGGTATTTGCGTTTTTCCACCAGCCTGCCGTATGTCTTTACCGCCTTGAAAATTAATACGACGGCCAGCATGATCGGAGCGATCGTCGGCGAGTTTTTCTTCTCGTCCCGGGGACTCGGGTATCTGCTTTCCAACTCGATCAAAGTGGCCAAAATGCCTTTGGGCTGGTCCTGCATCGTCGTAGCGGCGGTTGCGGGCGTCATCTTCTATCTCCTTATGGAACGACTTGAGAAATTGTTCATTCGCTGGCATCCTTCGCAGAGAACATGA
- a CDS encoding MarR family winged helix-turn-helix transcriptional regulator yields MNKLTTSGSTFTELVLAVFRLNGLLLEAGDRLTEPVGLSSARWQVLGVVEHGAAPVAHVARVMGLSRQSVQQTADALEREGFIEYRENPHHRRAKLMALTPAGREALQYVERHHTEWANELGRSHSLESLQEAVTTLRKLSESLEQDAAAAGGEGQLKGDKP; encoded by the coding sequence ATGAATAAACTAACAACTTCTGGAAGTACATTCACAGAACTGGTCCTGGCGGTATTTCGTCTCAATGGACTATTACTAGAAGCCGGTGACCGATTAACCGAGCCTGTCGGTCTAAGCAGCGCCCGTTGGCAGGTGCTTGGCGTGGTGGAGCATGGCGCTGCTCCCGTCGCTCACGTGGCCCGCGTGATGGGGCTGTCGCGTCAAAGCGTACAGCAGACCGCCGATGCGTTGGAGAGGGAGGGTTTCATCGAGTATCGGGAGAACCCTCATCACCGCCGTGCCAAACTCATGGCGCTAACTCCAGCCGGGCGCGAAGCGCTTCAATACGTAGAGCGACATCATACCGAGTGGGCGAATGAACTAGGAAGGAGTCATTCTTTGGAGAGCTTACAGGAAGCCGTCACGACACTGCGCAAGTTAAGCGAAAGCCTTGAGCAAGATGCTGCAGCAGCCGGCGGAGAAGGACAATTAAAGGGGGATAAACCATGA
- a CDS encoding ABC transporter permease, whose protein sequence is MKGHSIRNHSRTLPIVIWAAALLIIWEAVSWFMLHVLHTPLAQSKLPYIHEVARAFGEYGGTLLKEGGVTFANAGMGFLLGGAAGALLAILMSVSKWIEHLTFPYAVASQMIPILGLAPILYGIVHDEQVARILIAGYITFFPVALNMLRGLRSVNPSALELMYSYAAKPWAVYWKLRFPASLPGLFSGLKIAAPLAVTGAILVELMGAQHGIGVIMLRNLYYGPSHVYMFWSTVLVGALLGVFSYLLIGVAERLAAPWQPEYRNRGGGR, encoded by the coding sequence ATGAAGGGCCACAGCATCCGGAATCACAGTCGCACACTCCCTATAGTCATATGGGCGGCAGCATTGCTCATTATATGGGAAGCCGTTTCATGGTTTATGCTGCATGTGCTGCATACGCCTCTGGCCCAGTCCAAGCTGCCATATATCCACGAAGTAGCCCGAGCGTTCGGTGAATACGGCGGCACCCTGCTGAAGGAAGGCGGAGTCACCTTCGCCAATGCCGGCATGGGGTTTCTGCTTGGCGGCGCTGCCGGCGCACTTCTCGCGATACTAATGAGCGTCTCGAAATGGATCGAGCACCTCACCTTTCCTTATGCCGTCGCCTCCCAAATGATCCCGATCCTGGGTCTCGCTCCGATCCTCTACGGGATCGTTCACGATGAGCAAGTGGCACGAATTCTGATCGCCGGATACATTACTTTCTTCCCTGTTGCTTTGAATATGCTGAGAGGACTTCGGAGCGTCAATCCTTCCGCTCTTGAATTGATGTACTCATATGCAGCCAAGCCGTGGGCGGTTTATTGGAAGCTTCGTTTTCCCGCCTCGCTGCCCGGATTGTTCAGCGGGCTGAAGATCGCTGCGCCGCTGGCTGTCACCGGCGCGATACTCGTTGAGCTCATGGGCGCCCAGCACGGGATCGGCGTTATTATGCTCCGAAATTTGTACTATGGACCGTCCCATGTGTATATGTTCTGGTCTACCGTATTAGTCGGCGCACTGCTGGGTGTGTTCAGTTATCTGCTCATAGGTGTGGCGGAGCGGCTGGCAGCCCCTTGGCAGCCCGAGTACCGCAATAGGGGAGGTGGCCGCTGA